Proteins encoded by one window of Mariniplasma anaerobium:
- a CDS encoding type II secretion system protein, protein MRSKKAVTLIELLAVTVILGIIALVSIVLIGNLLENTRLKADQRTIESVNYAIRNYDVDHPDDPLSESDLSVDEMLSFLVDEQYLSQQPILQSKNSEFIWDTDLKVFKIFINDVALPLSPYGDTFEEIAPEIIDDIKENFLTTGSYGRTWGDYRYTDIGLDPEDWDTFVLHILYKPSGSALRLDIEPGYQFVFETISGSTVVIRSTFNWSIIYNDLDEKWYYHSIDPDKEIDIDTLIVELT, encoded by the coding sequence ATGCGTAGTAAAAAAGCAGTTACATTAATTGAATTATTAGCAGTCACTGTCATATTAGGGATTATAGCCTTAGTATCTATTGTCTTGATAGGTAACCTACTTGAAAACACACGATTGAAAGCTGATCAAAGAACTATTGAAAGTGTGAATTATGCTATACGTAATTACGATGTTGATCATCCTGATGATCCTTTATCAGAAAGTGATTTATCTGTTGATGAAATGCTTTCATTTCTAGTAGATGAACAATATCTGTCACAACAACCTATTTTACAAAGCAAAAACAGTGAATTTATTTGGGATACAGACTTAAAAGTATTTAAGATATTTATCAACGATGTCGCGCTACCTTTATCTCCATATGGTGATACATTTGAAGAAATAGCACCTGAGATTATAGATGATATTAAAGAAAATTTTCTTACTACAGGTAGCTATGGACGAACATGGGGAGATTATCGGTATACTGATATTGGTTTGGATCCGGAAGATTGGGATACATTTGTTTTGCATATCTTATACAAACCTTCTGGCAGTGCATTAAGATTAGATATTGAGCCTGGATATCAATTTGTTTTTGAAACAATTAGTGGGTCTACTGTCGTTATTAGATCTACTTTTAATTGGAGTATCATTTATAATGATTTAGATGAGAAATGGTATTACCATAGCATTGATCCTGATAAAGAAATAGATATTGATACACTTATCGTTGAATTAACATAG
- a CDS encoding FAD-dependent oxidoreductase, which produces MSKRVLIIGGVAGGASVAARVRRLDEQAEVTMFERGPYVSFSNCALPFFLSRMVPQSDDLVLMCPEQFAKQYNINAKVHSEVIDVKPNEHKVVVKNVLTGETYEEEYDKLFFSPGANPIMPKSIKGIDSKHVFPVRNVPDIVKIDNYIHDNKVTDVAVVGGGFIGIEVMENLTHAGIKVSLIEAADQIMTPYDKDMAQILHKEIIDNNVDLIVSDALAEIKEDCVITANGKKVKAQLVIVAIGVVPEVSLAKKIGIELGQTGGIKVDHNFRTNIKDIYAVGDAIEYYCSLTRRPSRLTLAGPAQRQARSAADNMYGRTIQNKGGIGSSCVKIFELNAANTGLNEKQCLAAGIKYDYVYLIPGDSVGIIPSSNPLHVKLVFEVPTGKILGCQAIGKGNADKRADVIAAMITMGGTLDDLKELELCYSPIFSTAKDPLNHAALVALNVMNGEFKQVKVSEVRDIYENGGYIIDVREPNEYAQGHIKNAVNIPMSQFRQRLDEIPKDKAVYVHCRSAQRSYNVARALGQLGFDNIYNISGSYMGICYNQYFEDVTLKRTKIVTEYNFK; this is translated from the coding sequence ATGTCAAAAAGAGTTTTGATTATTGGCGGCGTTGCTGGTGGAGCATCAGTAGCTGCTAGAGTTAGACGACTTGATGAACAAGCCGAAGTTACAATGTTTGAAAGAGGGCCATACGTTTCTTTTTCAAATTGTGCATTACCATTTTTCTTAAGTAGAATGGTGCCGCAAAGTGACGATTTAGTTTTAATGTGTCCAGAACAATTTGCTAAACAATATAATATTAATGCAAAAGTTCATAGTGAAGTCATTGATGTAAAACCTAATGAGCACAAAGTAGTTGTTAAGAATGTTTTAACTGGAGAAACCTATGAAGAAGAATACGATAAATTATTCTTTTCACCAGGAGCAAATCCAATTATGCCTAAATCAATTAAAGGCATAGATTCTAAACATGTATTTCCTGTAAGAAATGTTCCTGACATTGTTAAAATTGATAATTATATCCATGATAACAAAGTTACGGATGTTGCAGTTGTAGGTGGAGGATTTATCGGAATTGAAGTCATGGAAAATTTAACTCATGCTGGTATTAAGGTTTCCTTAATTGAAGCAGCTGATCAAATCATGACACCATATGATAAAGATATGGCTCAAATCCTACATAAAGAAATTATTGACAACAATGTAGATCTTATTGTAAGTGATGCATTAGCTGAAATCAAAGAAGATTGTGTTATAACAGCAAATGGTAAAAAAGTTAAAGCACAATTGGTTATTGTTGCAATTGGTGTAGTTCCAGAAGTAAGCTTAGCTAAAAAAATTGGTATTGAATTAGGTCAAACTGGTGGTATCAAAGTAGATCATAATTTTAGAACAAATATTAAAGATATTTATGCTGTTGGAGATGCGATTGAATATTATTGCTCATTAACACGTAGACCATCAAGACTTACATTAGCTGGACCTGCTCAAAGACAAGCAAGAAGTGCAGCAGATAATATGTATGGTAGAACTATACAAAATAAAGGTGGCATTGGCTCAAGTTGTGTAAAAATATTTGAACTTAATGCAGCAAATACTGGTCTTAATGAAAAACAATGTTTAGCAGCTGGTATTAAATATGATTATGTATATCTTATTCCAGGAGATAGTGTTGGTATTATACCTTCATCAAATCCACTACATGTAAAATTAGTATTTGAAGTTCCAACAGGAAAAATCTTAGGTTGCCAAGCTATTGGTAAAGGTAACGCTGACAAACGTGCAGATGTTATTGCAGCAATGATTACAATGGGTGGAACGCTTGATGATTTAAAAGAACTAGAATTATGTTATTCACCAATCTTCTCAACTGCAAAAGATCCACTAAATCATGCAGCTTTAGTTGCTTTAAATGTTATGAATGGAGAATTCAAACAAGTTAAAGTCTCTGAAGTCAGAGATATTTATGAAAATGGCGGATATATCATTGATGTTAGAGAACCTAACGAATATGCACAAGGTCATATTAAAAATGCAGTTAATATTCCAATGAGCCAATTTAGACAAAGATTAGATGAAATACCTAAGGATAAGGCAGTTTATGTACATTGCCGTTCAGCTCAAAGAAGTTATAATGTAGCTAGAGCACTTGGACAATTAGGATTTGATAATATTTATAATATTTCAGGATCTTATATGGGTATTTGTTATAATCAATATTTTGAAGATGTAACATTAAAGAGAACTAAAATTGTAACAGAATACAATTTTAAATAA
- a CDS encoding YeeE/YedE family protein, translating into MKSLSKKQLIEAVVGFALILLVLVLGFTEVVAGGVFVKLLIGLGLGYALTRGDYGFAGLSNRACRTGSTKLLRSLLVMFVVSAMIVAAFLLGGASLSLWVNPISWGLLFGGILFGVGMAFSSCCATGVLQDVPVGFSRALITLFFFGVGVFLGFPLMTTGFVQTSIFTTASYNGVWFVDLFSNGGANMGAGIIGALILTVVLAVGVGFLAKWYQKKVAKNFPAPVAEVVEEEGTVWHRYFVKKWSLTQTALVIAILFGLLYAVSSTGWGASTVYGNWFGTILAKLGVSVNALVEFTGRPAGSFTTKLFESSSYMQNIGIILGAFVGLLLSGRFTEIFKEGLKIKPMEILLFAAGGLLLGFGTRLSLGCNVGALYTPIANFSLAGWFYLFFLFGGGYLGNMIRKAFYKKFDK; encoded by the coding sequence ATGAAAAGTTTAAGTAAAAAACAATTGATTGAAGCAGTTGTTGGATTTGCATTAATTTTACTAGTATTAGTGTTAGGCTTCACAGAAGTAGTTGCTGGTGGAGTATTTGTTAAATTATTAATTGGTTTAGGACTTGGTTATGCTTTAACAAGAGGCGATTATGGGTTCGCTGGTTTGTCAAACAGAGCATGTAGAACAGGTTCTACAAAACTATTAAGATCATTATTAGTAATGTTCGTTGTATCTGCAATGATCGTTGCTGCATTCTTATTAGGTGGAGCTTCACTAAGTTTATGGGTTAATCCAATTTCTTGGGGATTATTATTTGGTGGTATTTTATTTGGTGTTGGTATGGCATTTTCTAGTTGCTGTGCAACTGGTGTATTACAAGATGTACCTGTTGGATTTTCAAGAGCATTAATCACATTATTCTTCTTTGGAGTCGGCGTATTTTTAGGATTCCCTTTAATGACTACTGGTTTTGTTCAAACTTCAATATTTACAACTGCTAGTTACAATGGTGTTTGGTTTGTTGACTTATTCAGTAATGGTGGAGCTAATATGGGTGCTGGTATTATCGGCGCATTAATATTAACTGTTGTACTTGCTGTTGGTGTTGGCTTCTTAGCTAAATGGTATCAAAAGAAAGTTGCTAAAAACTTCCCAGCTCCAGTTGCTGAAGTTGTAGAAGAAGAAGGCACTGTATGGCACAGATATTTTGTTAAAAAATGGTCATTAACTCAAACTGCTTTAGTTATCGCAATTTTATTTGGATTATTATATGCAGTATCAAGTACTGGTTGGGGCGCTTCAACAGTTTATGGTAACTGGTTTGGAACAATCTTAGCTAAACTTGGTGTTAGTGTTAATGCTTTAGTTGAATTTACTGGAAGACCTGCAGGATCATTTACTACTAAATTATTTGAATCTTCATCTTATATGCAAAACATTGGTATTATCTTAGGAGCTTTTGTAGGACTATTATTATCAGGTAGATTTACAGAAATTTTCAAAGAAGGCTTAAAGATTAAACCAATGGAAATCTTATTATTTGCAGCTGGTGGTTTATTACTAGGTTTTGGTACTAGATTATCTCTAGGTTGTAATGTTGGTGCTTTATATACTCCAATTGCTAACTTCTCATTAGCTGGTTGGTTCTATTTATTCTTCTTATTCGGTGGCGGATACTTAGGAAATATGATAAGAAAAGCATTCTACAAAAAATTTGATAAATAA